In Nitratireductor mangrovi, the genomic window TGATGCCGGTCGTCAACACGGTAGGAGAACTGGCCGCTTGGCGGACCCTGGCCACCGAGGCGGGACGCAGCATGCCTGTTGCTCTCCAGCTAGACACCGGCATGTCGCGCCTCGGGCTGTCGCCCGGTGACGTCGCGGTACTGGCGGGCGAACCGGCACTTCTGGCGGGTCTTTCGGTCGAGCTGATCATGAGCCATCTCGCCTGCGCAGACGAGGCGGTGAATCCCGCGAACCACAGGCAGCGGCGCGAACTCGCCAAGCTTCGGGCGGTACTCCCGAAGAAGGCTCAGACATCTCTCGCGAACTCGTCTGGAATTTTCATAGAGCAGGGGTTCCACTTCGACCTAGTCCGCCCCGGGGCCGCGCTTTACGGAATCAATCCGGCTCCTGGACAAGCCAATCCAATGCGGCAGGTTGCAGCGCTGTCCGCCCGCGTGCTCCAGCTGCGTGACGTGCCTGCGGGGAGCTACGTCGGCTACGGCCATGCGTTTTGCTCAAAAAGGCGCTCGCGGCTTGCCACTGTATCCTTGGGTTACGCTGACGGTTGGCCGCGCGCCGCATCCATGTCGGCATTCTTCAACGGAGAAGTCTTGCCGTTTGCAGGACGTGTGTCGATGGACGTCATCGTCGTTGACGCGACCGGTTGCGCCAATCCTCCGCGAGAAGGCGATCTTGTGGACCTCATCTGCCAGCAGCAGTCGGTCGACGACATCGCCCGCGCAGCAGGCACAATCGGTTACGAAATCCTCACCCGTCTCGGTCGGCGCTTCCATCGCGAATATCGACATTCAGCCACGCCTCCGGCATCTGCAACAGCATTGCGCGAAGCGCAAATGGGTAAGCGTTAGTGATCGAAAAATAGGTGATTAGGCACGCCGCGGCTTCCCTTCACGCCGCAAGCCAACTCGACGCAGCCGATTGAAGTGCATGGATACCGAACTTCACGCGTTAGACTCCGCACTGCTACTGAAGCTGGAGGATCAAATTGCAGCTCTTGCTCACCCGCCCAAAAGAGCAGGCAATCTCCATGGCGGAAGCGTTCTGCCGACGGGGGCATTGTGTGCACCTCTTACCGCTGTTGCGGGTGGAGCGCCTGCGCCATGACAGAAGCGTGCTCGAGCAGGCACCGGCGGTAGTCGTAACTTCGGCAAACGCGGTGCCTGCGTTGATCGGCCTGGACTCGGCCACGAGGGTGTTCGCCGTCGGTCCCGAAACCGCTGCGGCCGTGGAGGAGGCAGGCTTTTGGAACGTGGCACGCGCATCAGGAACGGCGAAGAGTCTGCTTGAACTCGTCAGCCTCAGTTGGCGACCGGAGAATGGTCCACTGATCTACGCCAGTGGCCGCCACGTTTCAGTGAACGTGGCGGCCACGCTGGTTGCTTTGGGATACCACTGTGAGCGGGTCGAGGTCTATGCCACCGAGGGACTCCGAAACCTTCCGGGTAGGGCACGCTCGTTACTAAAGCGGAATGAACTCGACGCCGCGCTCTTCATGTCGGTACGGACGGCTGACGTGTTTGCCGAACTCGTCGAGAAGGCGGGTCTGAGGGAATGTTGCCGCTCGATGACGTCGGTACCGCTTTCATTGAAGATTTCCGACCGCCTACGACACCTGCCATGGAGGGACACACAAGTCGCTTTGTCACCGACCAGAGCGGGAATTCTTGCGGTGGTCAACGCACTTTCGCAACGTTACCCCACGCCCGTGAAGGCGGACGCTGACTGATCAGATTTGCATCGCGGCTGAGGTCGGGCATCGCGCCTGTGATCCAGAGGCATGCCTTTTCGCTGATGTGGCTGGATAGACCGACCTGTTTCAGCAATTCGGAGAACGGCAGTGGCGGAAGTCCTTCCACGTTTGCCATCCTCTCCACATCCCAGATGCCGGCTGGGATTAGGATCGCAGGGGGTCGATGTAAGCGGCTACAGTTGCGATGCAGGCAGAAAGCACGGACATGTTCACGAAGGCTGAGCCGACGTGATGACGATCTGGGCACCTGTGCGCCTCATCAGCGCTGCGATGTCCAGAGCGCTAATGCATGAGCTGCTTGCGCGCCTTCCGTCTTCAAGGCGGCCATCTCATGATGGAACCGATGATCGCCTCGCACCTGTCGAGCGTACGCGAGGCGATGTGTCACCGAGGATCTCGCTATTCTGCGCGCATTTTTGCAGGACGACCGGCGCCGTACCGCCTGTGCCGATGAAGAGGACGTGCTTCTTCTTTTCGGGGAAAGTTCTCCTTCTTTGGACGGCCGAGGGGTTGTCAGGACAAACTCGTTTCGTAGTCGGCGTAATCGAACTTGCGGATCGTTGTCATTGAGCCGTCGAGTTCGCGCACGGCGATGGACGGCATAGCGAGGCCGTTGAACCAGTTCTTCTTCACCATCGTGTAGCCACCCGCGTCCTGAATCGAGATGCGGTCGCCGACCTTCAGCAGCGCTTGAGAGCGGAGTGTGCCGAAGACATCCCCCGCCAGGCAGGACTGGCCGAGAACCATGTATTCATGCGGCCCCGCGTTCGGAAGGATCTCGGCAGCCCCGCGATAAACAAGGAGGCCCAGCATGTGAGCCTCGACAGAGGAATCAACAACGGCCAGATGGCGGCCATCAAAGAGGGTTTCAAGCACCGAGACCTCAAGGGTCGTGCATCCGGTAATCGTCGCTTCGCCGGGCTCGAGATACACTTGCGTACCGAAGCGCTCCGAAAACGCGCGGAGACGTTCGCAGAATGCGTCCAGTGGGTAGCCATTCTCGGTGAAATGAATGCCGCCGAGACTTACCCAGTCGGCGTAGCTCAGAAGCTCTCCAAATCTTTCCTCGATGTCGTCGAGCAGGCCTGAGAACAGGTTAAAGTCGTCGTTCCCACGATTGTTGTGGATCATGAAACCGTTGACCCGGTCGAGAACCGCCTCGATTTTAGCTGGATCGCCTTCGCCCAGGCGGCTGAACGGCCGCGACGGGTCGGCTAGATCGGAAGACGACGAACTGACGCCTGGGTTGATTCGTAAACCGCAGGCGACACCTCCCGCACGAGCGCTGAAACGGTCCAGTTGGCTAATGGAGTTGAAGATGATCTTGTCTGCGTGTCCCACTGCCTCATCGATCTCGTGATCGGCCCACGCAACGCTGTATGCGTGAGCTTCGCCGCCGAAGCGTGTCCGCCCGAGCCTGACTTCGTTCAGCGACGACGAGGTAGTTCCGTCGATGTATGGCCGCATAAAGTCAAACACAGACCAAGCGGCGAAGCACTTCAGGGCAAGAAGCGCCTTCGCTCCTGCCTTTTCGCGCACATAGGCGATCCGTTCCAGATTCTGGAGCAACTTGGCTTTGTCGATCAGGTAATAGGGCGTGGTCATCATCGCGTCGTCCTTCCTTCCGCGTTCGCCGGGGCCTCCTTTGCGAGCGGGTCCGTCACCGCGAGGCCGAGGGCGCGACGTTTCATCAACCGCGCCGCAAGCGATACGTTCACCGATACCTTGCTGACGTAGGAGTCCGCGTGGGTCTGCCTGTCTTCGCCTCCACCAGGTCCCTGGCGCATCGGTGGCGCACGTCCGGAAAACCTGTTGGGGGCTGGGCGAAAACGCCCGCCAGCCACCGTGCCAATCCATTCGCTGACATAGTCGGTAGGCTCCCGAAGGCGGCTGAGTAGTTCGAGATACTTTCCCTGGAACGAGCGGGTATCCTCTCGCCTGCTGACCTCCGACAGACGGTGTAGTTCGCATGCCAGCGTATAGGCGTTGCTTCGCGGCTTTCTCCAGTAGACCCGCCGGCCATCGGCGATCTCGATGTATTCATCGAGCGCCGCCACGGGTGTCGACTCCGTCGCATGTGGAGCGAAGAGCATGAAGGGATCGAAGTGCGCGTCGCCACCTTCTTTAGGCACACCGACGTCAGCGTGACGTGGTGGTTCGAAATTGAGGATTTTGAGGACGGACGAGCTGATCTGCCAACAGCCTGAGGAAACCAGAGCCGCGTCCCAAAGCGCCAGCCCCGCATGCAAGTGGAGAGAATGCGCCATTGCCAGCTTGATGGAAGCGAGCGAACCGTGCCGCTTCCCGACCCACCCAGGCGCGGTCGTCAGAGTCTGGTCCGCCCACGCATTGACGATGGTCCGGATCAACGCGACGTCACAGTCCAACGCCCGGGCGACATCCTGCTCAGTCATCATTCCGTCCCGCCAGGCTTTGATCCGCTCGCGATCAATCTGGGACCTCATAGCCGACCCTCACGTCTCGTTTGGCCGGCTAGCATCGCAAGCGCTGGCTCACCCGGGCGGCCGTCGACTGCGTCTTGTAGACGTGTGAGGACTTCCTCCGGCGATGAAGCGCAACGAATGTTTTCGCGGAGTTCGCTCCGCGACAGGAGACGGCACACCCGTGAGAGCGCCTGCATGAACTCCATCGCATGATCGCGCGGCCAGATCACGGCGAGTACAATATCGACGGGCAATCCATCCGGGGTGCGAAACCAGATTGGGCGTTGCAGGATTGCTAGTGCAGCGGAAGGCTTGTGGTGCACGAAGGCATGAGGGAGCGCCACACCGTTTCCGATACCTGTAGAGCCGAGGCGTTCCCTGTTCAAAAGGGCAGCAAACACTACGTCCGGGGGTAGCCTTGACCGATCTGCGAAGTGGTCAGCGAATTGGCGCAGCAGCGGACGTTTGGCCGTCGCCAGCTTACGCACGTACACGTCTCGCGGATGCAAGAGATCGAGAATATCCACTATGGCCTCCTCGTCGGCGCCGATGGCCGAGCACGATTGACCCTCGTCCCGGGCCTGAAGGTTAGTCGCGTGTTTGGGACCTGGCGGTCCCGGACGCCGAGCCAGGCTTCAGATGCGTCCGGGTAAGAAGCCCGTTGGCAGCAGGCGCGCTCCCATTGGGAGAGCGAATGCAGGCTTGTTCTGCATTGTGAACCTGGCCGTGCCGGAACTCGGATGATCTCGGCCGCACGAAAGGCGCACCAACTCCTGCTTGGAACCAGTTACAGCTGTTTGTGCTGCGCGCGTACCGATCTCGGTCTGCATTTCGTGGTGCCGCCTCATCGCTGCACCTGGCTGGCGGCGGCTAGCGGCGAGAGAGGGAATCCGTATACGGACATGGCGTCGGCTGACATGACCATCGTCGATAGACACCAAGGGCATCGACGAGCGGATCTAGGCAGTGATCGGTTACAAGGAACACAGACCAATTTGGGACGGGAAATTCTCATTACACGCTCCATCGTTGCGGCGCGTTGGGCCGCAGCAGTAGACCGCTATTTGTCGATATTTCCCGGAGCAGACTTACGTGCGGATTTCAGGGTGATATGACCTGCTCCGGGACAAGACACGCCCGTTCCCGGTAAGCCTCGACATCCTGATGAAAGTTTCCATGCACATGGTTGATACGTAGTCTTTTCCTATCTGGTTTACGAGGTGACATTATGCCGCCAACGCGACTGTCGTTTTGGAGTGCAAACCTGGGGGTGACCGGGCCCTACATACGGCTTCCCATCCGGAAGCGTGCCGAAAAAGTCCTGCTAGCTCTGGCTCTAGGAGCCTCGTAGCGACCGAAGGCCGCAAGCCCAGAAAAGAGCAAGGAAAGAAGCTCTCGATTGTAGCAGGCTCAGAGCAGATGGCTGGCTTGGCGGCAAGGTAGATAACAGTTGGCCTGCACGCGGACATGGGTTCGCGTGCAGGCGCCATGACGGCAGGTCAAAGCATCGCGAACGCGATGAGCATCAGGCTTAACATGCCGGTCGCGATGATAATTTTCGTGGTTGTATCCACCTTGCACCTCCTGCGTGAGATCGTGGCCCAAGGCACGCCGCCGCGGCTCCGCTATTCTTTTCGGAAGAGTCGGTCCACCGCTTGTGGAATGTCGTTGCGGGTCAGGCCGATATCCCAGAGTTTCCTGTCATCCAGAGCCCGTAGCTGGTTGATTGCCTTCTGACGCTGCCAGCGGTGGAAGCCACGAAGGAGCAGTCTTCCGAGTGCGGATCGAAAACGGCGGTTGTGATGATCGGTCATGATGTTCTCCGAATAATCGGGCTGCCAGACGGCGGCTTGCTTTGAAGCTGGATGCCAGACGCGTGAAAACGCCGCCGCGCAGAAGCTGCTTGGCAGTTCCGCTCGCCTGGATGAGTAGCGGCTACCCCGGAGGACTGGCGGCTTGCCTGCCCCCGGGGTCAATGCCGGATCAGCAAGGACCCCGACTTCATCTTGTTGAT contains:
- the alr gene encoding alanine racemase produces the protein MTAHTLRAGAILTVDLDAVVSNWRLLSKMTKPAECAAVVKADAYGLGAAEVGAALLAAGCKTFFVAHLGEGLDLRRAIGFNSRIFVLNGTPPGTEGEFLKSVLMPVVNTVGELAAWRTLATEAGRSMPVALQLDTGMSRLGLSPGDVAVLAGEPALLAGLSVELIMSHLACADEAVNPANHRQRRELAKLRAVLPKKAQTSLANSSGIFIEQGFHFDLVRPGAALYGINPAPGQANPMRQVAALSARVLQLRDVPAGSYVGYGHAFCSKRRSRLATVSLGYADGWPRAASMSAFFNGEVLPFAGRVSMDVIVVDATGCANPPREGDLVDLICQQQSVDDIARAAGTIGYEILTRLGRRFHREYRHSATPPASATALREAQMGKR
- a CDS encoding uroporphyrinogen-III synthase → MQLLLTRPKEQAISMAEAFCRRGHCVHLLPLLRVERLRHDRSVLEQAPAVVVTSANAVPALIGLDSATRVFAVGPETAAAVEEAGFWNVARASGTAKSLLELVSLSWRPENGPLIYASGRHVSVNVAATLVALGYHCERVEVYATEGLRNLPGRARSLLKRNELDAALFMSVRTADVFAELVEKAGLRECCRSMTSVPLSLKISDRLRHLPWRDTQVALSPTRAGILAVVNALSQRYPTPVKADAD
- a CDS encoding carboxynorspermidine decarboxylase gives rise to the protein MMTTPYYLIDKAKLLQNLERIAYVREKAGAKALLALKCFAAWSVFDFMRPYIDGTTSSSLNEVRLGRTRFGGEAHAYSVAWADHEIDEAVGHADKIIFNSISQLDRFSARAGGVACGLRINPGVSSSSSDLADPSRPFSRLGEGDPAKIEAVLDRVNGFMIHNNRGNDDFNLFSGLLDDIEERFGELLSYADWVSLGGIHFTENGYPLDAFCERLRAFSERFGTQVYLEPGEATITGCTTLEVSVLETLFDGRHLAVVDSSVEAHMLGLLVYRGAAEILPNAGPHEYMVLGQSCLAGDVFGTLRSQALLKVGDRISIQDAGGYTMVKKNWFNGLAMPSIAVRELDGSMTTIRKFDYADYETSLS
- a CDS encoding PTS sugar transporter subunit IIA, with amino-acid sequence MDILDLLHPRDVYVRKLATAKRPLLRQFADHFADRSRLPPDVVFAALLNRERLGSTGIGNGVALPHAFVHHKPSAALAILQRPIWFRTPDGLPVDIVLAVIWPRDHAMEFMQALSRVCRLLSRSELRENIRCASSPEEVLTRLQDAVDGRPGEPALAMLAGQTRREGRL
- a CDS encoding DUF1127 domain-containing protein — encoded protein: MTDHHNRRFRSALGRLLLRGFHRWQRQKAINQLRALDDRKLWDIGLTRNDIPQAVDRLFRKE